A stretch of Coccidioides posadasii str. Silveira chromosome 2, complete sequence DNA encodes these proteins:
- a CDS encoding uncharacterized protein (SECRETED:SignalP(1-19)~EggNog:ENOG410Q5GU) — protein MQFKLSIALVAALAALSEASPYRLHPRRKAVSPRRVDFVTMTPSSPYPTGTITDIPTDVPPTGIPTEWPPTGIPTEWPPTGIPTEWPPTGIPTEWPPTEWPTGIPTELPTWFPSKDVPMETLTFTYTLGKKPSQSVVTKTITRPAVAEPSEVSTRRNILNLGE, from the coding sequence ATGCAATTTAAACTCTCGATTGCTCTTGTCGCTGCCCTGGCAGCCCTCAGCGAGGCATCTCCATACCGTCTTCACCCTCGTCGCAAAGCCGTCTCCCCTCGTCGGGTCGACTTCGTGACTATGACCCCCAGCTCTCCATATCCTACCGGAACCATAACCGATATTCCCACTGATGTGCCTCCAACTGGCATTCCCACTGAGTGGCCTCCAACTGGCATTCCCACTGAGTGGCCTCCAACTGGCATTCCCACTGAGTGGCCTCCAACTGGTATTCCCACTGAGTGGCCTCCCACTGAGTGGCCTACTGGAATTCCCACCGAACTGCCAACTTGGTTCCCATCTAAAGACGTGCCGATGGAAACTCTCACTTTCACATACACACTCGGCAAGAAACCGTCTCAGAGCGTGGTGACCAAGACCATTACTCGCCCAGCTGTCGCGGAACCCAGCGAGGTAAGTACAAGGAGGAATATTCTCAATCTTGGGGAGTGA
- a CDS encoding uncharacterized protein (EggNog:ENOG410PIVI~COG:O~TransMembrane:1 (o227-244i)~BUSCO:11492at33183), protein MSSASASGADAKGGASARSREHNQGNQERKYTPEQKAAVLRVRKCSATAFYEILAIERTATDSEIKKAYRKLSLLTHPDKNGYDGADEAFKMVSRAFQILSDSDKKAKYDKFGGDPENRFSGGGSGPSASPFGGFGGFPQGRTHMYEDEISPEELFNRFFGGGFGGGFGPFGGGIFDAGPSFVFNMGGGPGIRVHQFGGPRPRRRPREANQQSETASAGGLSSLSQFLPLLILFLFPLLSSLFSSSTPSGPSFRFDSASPPHTLHRTTPKLKLNYFLNPTEVEDYSARKLRQLDQKVEVDYVSNLRYECENEVRIRDRMIQDAQGWFFPDVEKMKEARKLELRSCKKLESLDI, encoded by the exons ATGTCATCCGCGTCTGCATCTGGCGCAGATGCAAAGGGAGGCGCATCAGCACGGTCCAGGGAGCATAATCAAGGCAACCAAGAACGCAAATACACGCCTGAACAAAAGGCCGCCGTGCTTCGAGTGCGGAAATGCTCAGCCACGGCGTTCTACGAAATTCTCGCGATAGAGCGGACTGCAACCGACTCAGAGATCAAGAAGGCCTATCGGAAGCTCAGTCTCTTGACGCATCCGGATAAAAATGGTTACGATGGAGCAGATGAGGCCTTCAAGA TGGTGTCGCGCGCTTTTCAGATACTCTCAGACTCGGACAAGAAGGCAAAGTACGACAAGTTCGGCGGGGACCCGGAGAACCGATTCTCGGGTGGCGGTTCTGGACCATCCGCGTCTCCCTTTGGTGGTTTTGGGGGCTTCCCCCAGGGACGAACACATATGTATGAAGATGAGATATCACCTGAGGAATTGTTCAACCGGTTCTTTGGTGGTGGCTTCGGAGGTGGTTTTGGACCGTTTG GCGGAGGCATATTCGACGCTGGTCCATCATTTGTATTCAACATGGGAGGCGGCCCAGGCATCCGTGTTCACCAATTTGGGGGTCCGCGCCCGCGAAGAAGGCCACGCGAAGCTAACCAGCAGTCCGAAACTGCTTCTGCCGGAGGGCTTTCATCTTTGTCGCAATTTCTCCCTCTTCTGATCCTATTCCTCTtccctcttctctcctctttaTTCTCAAGCTCGACTCCTTCCGGCCCTTCATTCCGATTCGATTCCGCCTCGCCACCGCATACCCTACATAGAACGACCCCGAAACTAAAACTTAATTATTTCCTTAATCCAACAGAAGTTGAAGACTACAGCGCACGGAAACTCCGCCAACTCGACCAGAAAGTGGAAGTGGATTACGTGTCGAATCTACGATATGAATGTGAGAATGAAGTGCGGATCAGAGATCGGATGATACAGGACGCTCAGGGCTGGTTCTTCCCGGACGTGGAAAAGATGAAAGAGGCTCGGAAATTGGAGCTTCGAAGCTGTAAAAAGCTAGAGTCCCTGGATATTTGA
- a CDS encoding uncharacterized protein (EggNog:ENOG410PGAX~COG:O~BUSCO:1013at33183), producing MSQEGTQEGTALQASDSPRPAPPHQSDASVPRAGGPQIHISRLPRGNMSQSGDGAPRIRITKNPPQQRAEETLEAFEDRTLSALFKITLNESQQQDIHGQKLLYLPGVVSDLEEQRQPLRLNVGILDQALLEAGSNAERQKPLEYLLPCWKRVTRLYKGFKRTKPDDPKYDVVKEARRLCLSYCIFAATMPEMFGIDTPPSSPLKLHLLNEPDSDTGLCHDFMSEAIKRADDDDTIIPAFVNAVEDMSRDLSSMSLNDDYKGYMMAFRNLVRFSPLAVAITESPIFNLNVRADKFETETLLGPWFRLSPLQKETAMSYFSSPQTRDKGSIISAQRAMRMTQQLHSSDLLDIINHLIRASKSAREHVLDWFAATVNINHKRRAMQVDPAQVSSDGFMFNVTTCLDQLCEPFMDAAFTKIDRIDLNYLKRNPRVQIKDETKINADQKTSDEFYSHSVEGESNFISEVFFLTVAAHHYGSESLTTLLEQLRKDLRHMQTQIEKLERERPKWSVDPNQARMFERALQKYKDRLDIGLAFKYSLQGVLLDELWQARSMQFMRYVIVWMLRIVSGRNFPKEPLQLPLPATESEAFKCLPEYFLDDVVSNFKFIIWNMPHIITSTQGDELIMLCIAFLHSSEYIKNPYLKAGLITILFCGTWTQPTGARGVLVGLLNSMPFANKHLLHALLKFYIEAEFTGTHTQFFDKFNIRLEIFQIIKCIWPNAIYRDQLSNEAQRNSDFFVRFVNLLLNDVTFVLDESFTAFLTIHDTQVELRQQGDSMDENTRQEKEEQLAAAQSRAKGYMQLTNETVTMLKLFTEALADSFTMPEIVQRLADMLNYNLDAMVGPKSSNLRVDNLASYNFNPRALLSEIVDVYLNLMQKDNFILAVARDGRSYKPANFDKAAEILKKWSLKSQSDMVKWEKLKSKVKGAKEADEQAEEDLGEIPDEFLDPLMYTLMEDPVILPSSKVSIDRSTIRSHLLSDPNDPFNRAPLKIEDVIADTELKAKIEAFKTERKAAKLAGLKDAAPDQDSMDTSAG from the exons ATGTCACAAGAAGGGACGCAAGAAGGCACAGCATTACAAGCTAGCGATAGCCCTCGACCTGCCCCGCCGCACCAATCCGACGCTTCTGTACCTCGCGCCGGAGGTCCTCAGATCCATATCTCGCGTTTGCCACGAGGAAATATGAGTCAATCCGGCGATGGAGCTCCCCGGATCCGAATTACTAAGAACCCGCCGCAGCAGAGGGCCGAGGAGACGCTGGAAGCGTTTGAGGATCGTACGCTGAGCGCTCTTTTCAAGATCACGCTAAACGAGTCTCAACAACAAGATATTCATGGCCAGAAGCTTTTATATCTCCCCGGGGTTGTTTCGGACCTGGAGGAGCAACGACAGCCACTCCGGTTAAACGTCGGAATTTTGGACCAAGCACTTCTGGAGGCGGGGTCGAATGCGGAGCGACAAAAGCCTCTGGAGTACTTGCTACCGTGCTGGAAAAGGGTAACAAGGCTGTATAAAGGGTTTAAGAGGACGAAACCTGATGATCCCAAATACGATGTGGTCAAGGAGGCCAGGAGATTATGCTTGAGCTACTGCATATTCGCCGCTACAATGCCGGAGATGTTTGG aaTTGACACACCTCCTTCATCGCCCCTCAAACTACACCTTCTGAATGAGCCGGATAGCGATACGGGCTTGTGCCATGATTTTATGTCCGAGGCTATAAAACGTGCCGACGATGATGATACTATCATACCTGCGTTCGTCAACGCTGTGGAAGATATGAGCCGTGATCTATCGTCCATGTCCCTGAATGACGACTATAAAGGGTATATGATG GCGTTTCGTAACCTAGTTCGATTTTCTCCTCTGGCGGTTGCCATCACGGAATCTCCCATCTTCAATTTAAATGTAAGAGCAGATAAGTTTGAAACTGAGACGCTTTTAGGGCCCTGGTTCAGGCTGTCTCCGCTGCAGAAGGAAACAGCAATGTCATATTTTTCGAGTCCACAAACGAGAGACAAGGGTTCCATAATCAGCGCACAACGGGCAATGCGAATGACTCAACAGCTGCATAGTTCAGACCTTCTCGACATCATCAATCACCTCATCAGGGCTTCCAAATCCGCAAGAGAACATGTTTTGGATTGGTTTGCAGCAACTGTCAACATCAACCATAAACGAAGAGCTATGCAAGTGGATCCAGCCCAGGTCTCCTCTGATGGGTTTATGTTCAATGTCACAACTTGCCTTGATCAGTTGTGTGAGCCGTTTATGGACGCAGCATTTACTAAG ATTGATAGAATTGACTTGAATTATCTGAAAAGAAACCCACGAGTGCAaatcaaagatgaaactaAAATAAATGCCGATCAAAAGACCTCTGATGAGTTTTACTCCCACTCCGTGGAAGGCGAGTCGAATTTCATCAGCGAAGTTTTCTTCCTGACGGTTGCTGCTCATCATTATGGTAGCGAGTCGTTAACTACCTTGTTGGAGCAGCTTAGGAAAGACTTGCGCCATATGCAAACTCAGATTGAGAAGCTTGAGCGCGAAAGGCCTAAATGGTCAGTGGATCCTAATCAGGCCAGAATGTTCGAGAGGGCACTCCAAAAGTACAAAGACAGGTTGGATATAGGCCTTGCGTTTAAATACAGCCTACAAGGTGTTTTACTGGATGAGCTCTGGCAGGCTCGGTCCATGCAGTTCATGAGATACGTCATTGTGTGGATGCTGAGGATTGTGTCTGGTCGCAACTTTCCCAAGGAACCACTTCAGCTACCGCTTCCCGCGACTGAATCTGAAGCTTTCAAATGTTTGCCGGAATACTTCCTGGACGACGTCGTGAGCAATTTCAAATTCATCATATGGAATATGCCTCATATAATTACTTCAACGCAGGGTGATGAGTTGATTATGCTCTGCATCGCTTTCTTACACAGTTCGGAATACATAAAAAATCCGTATCTCAAAGCGGGATTAATCACAATCTTGTTTTGCGGGACATGGACCCAACCGACTGGAGCGAGGGGTGTCCTCGTTGGTCTTTTAAATTCTATGCCGTTTGCTAATAAGCACCTTCTACACGCTCTTCTGAAGTTTTATATAGAAGCAGAGTTTACGGGAACCCATACGCAGTTCTTCGATAAGTTTAATATTCGACTGGAAATTTTCCAGATAATCAAGTGCATCTGGCCGAACGCAATCTACCGGGATCAATTATCGAATGAGGCACAAAGGAATTCGGATTTTTTCGTGCGGTTTGTGAACCTGCTCTTGAACGATGTTACTTTCGTCCTGGATGAATCGTTCACGGCGTTTTTGACGATTCACGACACACAAGTCGAACTGAGACAGCAAGGAGATTCAATGGATGAAAATACTCGTCAGGAAAAGGAAGAGCAACTGGCAGCAGCTCAAAGCAGAGCCAAGGGATACATGCAACTGACTAACGAGACCGTGACGATGCTGAAGTTGTTCACGGAAGCCCTCGCTGATTCCTTTACGATGCCTGAAATTGTACAGCGGCTGGCTGACATGTTGAATTACAACCTGGATGCGATGGTCGGCCCCAAGAGTTCGAATTTACGTGTGGACAATTTGGCCTCTTACAACTTCAATCCCAGAGCGCTGTTAAGTGAGATTGTTGATGTATATCTCAACTTAATGCAGAAGGATAACTTCATTCTCGCTGTGGCACGCGACGGTCGGTCGTATAAGCCGGCGAATTTTGATAAGGCTGCAGAAATTCTCAAGAAATGGTCCCTTAAATCCCAGAGTGACATGGTCAAATGGGAGAAATTAAAGTCTAAAGTCAAAGGAGCCAAAGAGGCAGACGAGCAGGCAGAAGAAGACCTGGGAGAAATTCCGGATGAGTTCCTTG ATCCGTTGATGTATACGCTTATGGAAGATCCTGTGATACTTCCCAGCTCCAAAGTTTCCATTGACCGGTCAACCATCCGGTCCCATCTCCTTAGTGATCCTAACGATCCTTTCAACCGAGCGCCACTTAAGATTGAGGACGTTATTGCGG ATACGGAATTGAAGGCGAAAATTGAAGCTTTCAAGACGGAACGGAAAGCTGCGAAGCTGGCGGGATTGAAAGACGCAGCCCCAGACCAGGATAGCATGGATACGAGTGCAGGATAA
- a CDS encoding uncharacterized protein (EggNog:ENOG410PMEG~COG:I~TransMembrane:7 (o24-45i66-84o104-123i130-154o185-202i258-276o313-334i)~BUSCO:10332at33183), translated as MDSLSTWIQSLPPPPEFFPPTPKAYSTLLSIFQYFPIITIAQWLLPFYPQGKTSLPTSILNFPGRYAWCFMESIGAMNMLYILYTHFQSIPNFLSTMPAWNKLLVALYILHYVNRAFITPLFLAPSMSPIHLIIIFTAVTYNYFNSSCLAGWLLGYGLPVSASGEHIIATTTSAANTPIHAWLPYVPYIGIALYFLGMYGNIHSETTLFRLRREEAHRKQQKAKKDGDATNSRKSIYDKVYVIPPPTGVFRSILFPHYVLEWLEWAGFLLIGFAVASQTSHTPSASAKTPYIPLAPYYTPLAKLFLQRWGLPFPFPAIVFLVNTVLTTGARASWGRKWYVQRFGEKAVAARGGFVPYFKWL; from the exons ATGGACTCTCTCTCTACTTGGATTCAATCCTTGCCTCCGCCCCCTGAATTCTTCCCGCCCACACCAAAGGCGTACTCTACCCTCCTTTCAATATTCCAATACTTTCCGATA ATAACCATAGCCCAATGGCTCCTCCCCTTCTACCCACAGGGCAAAACGTCCCTCCCGACCTCTATCCTGAATTTCCCAGGCCGCTACGCGTGGTGCTTCATGGAGAGCATCGGCGCCATGAACATGTTGTACATCCTCTACACGCACTTCCAGTCCATCCCGAATTTCCTATCTACAATGCCAGCCTGGAATAAACTCCTCGTGGCTCTCTACATCCTCCACTACGTCAATCGCGCTTTCATCACCCCGCTGTTTTTGGCACCCAGCATGTCGCCCATTCACCTGATCATAATCTTCACGGCGGTGACATACAACTACTTCAATTCTAGCTGCCTCGCGGGCTGGCTCCTCGGATACGGCCTACCCGTCAGTGCTTCCGGCGAACACATCATagccaccaccacctccgcCGCCAACACACCTATCCACGCCTGGCTTCCCTACGTGCCCTACATCGGCATCGCCCTCTACTTCCTAGGCATGTACGGCAACATCCACTCCGAAACCACTCTCTTCCGTCTTCGCAGAGAAGAAGCCCACCGCAAACAACAAAAGGCGAAAAAGGACGGCGACGCAACCAACAGCAGAAAATCCATCTACGACAAGGTCTACGTCATCCCACCGCCTACTGGCGTCTTCCGCTCAATCCTCTTCCCGCACTACGTCCTGGAATGGCTTGAATGGGCCGGGTTCCTGCTCATCGGGTTTGCCGTGGCCTCGCAGACATCCCACACACCCTCTGCCAGTGCCAAAACACCGTATATTCCCTTGGCCCCGTATTACACGCCGTTGGCAAAGTTGTTCTTGCAAAGATGGGGCTTGCCGTTCCCGTTCCCGGCGATTGTATTCCTGGTGAACACCGTGTTGACCACGGGGGCAAGGGCATCGTGGGGGAGGAAGTGGTATGTCCAGCGGTTTGGGGAGAAGGCCGTTGCTGCAAGAGGGGGGTTTGTTCCTTATTTCAAGTGGTTGTGA
- a CDS encoding uncharacterized protein (EggNog:ENOG410PP04~COG:S~BUSCO:11842at33183), translating into MSRTPASTSSLQTLRQRYQTALHNFTASSKPFGVLDTITPPLPPSTKPVTLFVLDSSFNPPTRAHLRIAKSALLSRHHNDLSTSRLLLLLATQNADKPSKPALFEDRLVMMSMFAHDLQDAILSTVATDDVGNTGYMSPPIDIGVTKLPYFIHKAVAISSSGTYPADLEQVHLTGYDTLVRIFDPKYYPPEHTLGPLAPFLKQHRLRVTLRPDDEWGGSEEQRRFLVDLASGTMERIGGKREWAERIEIVEGTKEGEEVVSSTKARREAGKGNGEALGNLVTNRVRDWVLAEAPYRDG; encoded by the coding sequence ATGTCCAGGACCCCCGCGTCAACCAGCTCCCTGCAGACCCTCCGACAACGATACCAAACGGCTCTGCATAATTTCACCGCCTCCTCGAAGCCGTTTGGAGTTCTTGACACAATCACTCCTCCACTACCTCCCTCTACCAAACCAGTCACTCTCTTTGTGCTAGATTCCTCCTTCAACCCACCTACCCGCGCCCACCTCCGCATCGCAAAGTCCGCTCTCCTCTCCCGCCACCACAATGACTTGTCGACGAGCCGCCTACTCCTCCTTCTGGCAACCCAGAATGCCGATAAGCCATCCAAACCGGCACTCTTCGAAGACCGTCTGGTTATGATGAGCATGTTCGCTCATGATTTGCAAGATGCAATCCTCTCCACGGTTGCTACCGATGACGTCGGTAACACTGGCTATATGAGTCCGCCTATAGACATTGGCGTTACCAAGCTACCCTACTTCATTCACAAGGCTGTTGCCATATCTTCCTCTGGGACGTACCCGGCGGATTTGGAGCAAGTCCATCTTACAGGGTATGACACCCTGGTCCGGATCTTTGACCCAAAATATTACCCGCCTGAACACACTCTTGGACCACTGGCTCCGTTTCTCAAGCAGCATCGGTTACGGGTGACATTGAGGCCGGATGATGAGTGGGGTGGCAGCGAGGAGCAGAGAAGGTTTCTTGTGGATTTGGCGAGTGGGACGATGGAGAGGATTGGTGGGAAACGGGAGTGGGCAGAGAGGATTGAGATTGTGGAGGGTACAAAGGAGGGAGAGGAGGTTGTTAGTTCGACAAAGGCAAGGCGGGAGGCGGGTAAAGGGAATGGGGAAGCGTTGGGAAATTTGGTTACGAATAGAGTGAGGGATTGGGTGTTGGCGGAAGCGCCGTATAGGGACGGATAG
- a CDS encoding uncharacterized protein (EggNog:ENOG410PQX9~TransMembrane:3 (i47-64o70-88i100-122o)~BUSCO:15852at33183) gives MPNPSSMRANSPEPLMHYARAWGESSFPPTLLATFVTALHMRPFQPLPMIFPPALLFTSYVNLLGYKEDAAGISAAWSGLYVLLAGRRKQPFRNKWTLRGAVRGAAMGVGLVNLVSGGIVYISGKRSKDDDGNGL, from the exons ATGCCAAACCCAAGCTCGATGCGGGCGAATAGTCCAGAGCCTCTGATGCATTATGCCCGTGCATGGGGAG AATCGTCCTTCCCACCTACGCTGCTCGCAACATTCGTTACAGCTCTTCACATGCGCCCTTTCCAGCCGCTTCCTATGATTTTTCCACCCGCTCTTTTGTTTACTAGCTACGTCAATCTCCTCGGTTACAAGGAAGATGCTGCTGGTATTAGCGCGGCTTGGTCAGGATTATACGTTCTTCTTGCTGGACGCAGGAAACAGCCATTCAGAAATAAATGGACTCTGAGGGGTGCGGTTAGAGGAGCGGCGATGGGAGTGGGGTTGGTGAACCTCGTTAGCGGAGGGATAGTGTATATCTCTGGTAAAAGGAGCAAAGACGATGATGGAAATGGACTCTAG
- the MET6 gene encoding methionine-synthesizing 5- methyltetrahydropteroyltriglutamate--homocysteine methyltransferase (BUSCO:37028at4751~EggNog:ENOG410PHAS~COG:E~BUSCO:1822at33183) — protein sequence MVQSSILGFPRMGRLRDLKKATEAYWGGKISRDDLLKEGKRLRLEHWQIQKDAGVDLIPSNDFAFYDQVLDHIQLFGVIPERYSKYGLHPLDEYFAMGRGLQRPAKDGEPAVDVPSLEMVKWFDSNYHYVKPTLQDNQEFKLSANPKPVVEFKEAKEAGINTRPVILGPVSFLVLAKADRGQSVDPVSLLEKLLPLYEQLLIQLKEAGAETVQIDEPVLVFDLAAKAKAAFKPAYEKLGALGDKAPRIVFATYFGDIVHNIDVLAHLQSLYAIHVDLVRNPEQLETVIGALGPNQILSAGVVDGRNIWKTNFKRAIEIVELAIQKLGKDRVIVASSSSLLHTPHTLESEKKLDPEIRDWFSFAVEKAAELVIIAKAVTEGPAAVREQLEANAKSIQARASSKRTNDPKVKERQAAVTDEMHNRQSPFPERISQQQKHLNLPMFPTTTIGSFPQTSEIRIQRNKFTKGEITAQQYEQFIEKEIQDVVKIQEELDLDVFVHGEPERNDMVQYFGERLTGYVFTTHAWVQSYGSRCVRPPIIVGDISRPAPMTVKESKYAASISKKPMKGMLTGPITCLRWSFPRDDVHQSVQAQQLALALRDEVVDLEAAGIYVIQVDEPALREGLPLRSGKEREAYLKWAVKAFRLATSGVKDSTQIHSHFCYSEFQDFFHAIAALDADVLSIENSKSDAKLLKVFVDEKYPRHIGPGVYDIHSPRVPSEQEIKDRIEEMLQFLQPDQLWIDPDCGLKTRQWAETKAALTNMVNAAKYFRQKYSK from the exons ATGGTCCAATC CTCCATCCTCGGGTTTCCCCGCATGGGGCGCCTACGTGACTTGAAAAAGGCCACTGAAGCATACTGGGGAGGCAAGATCTCCCGTGatgatctcttgaaagaagGCAAGCGTTTGAGATTGGAGCACTGGCAGATCCAAAAGGATGCTGGTGTCGACCTTATCCCAAGCAACGACTTTGCTTTCTACGACCAAGTCTTGGACCACATTCAACTCTTCGGG GTCATTCCTGAAAGATATTCTAAATATGGACTCCACCCACTTGATGAATACTTTGCCATGGGCCGTGGCCTGCAGAGACCGGCCAAGGATGGCGAGCCTGCCGTTGACGTTCCCAGTTTG GAAATGGTGAAATGGTTTGACTCCAACTACCATTACGTCAAGCCAACCCTTCAGGACAACCAGGAATTCAAGCTCTCCGCCAACCCCAAGCCTGTTGTCGAATTCAAGGAGGCAAAGGAGGCTGGAATCAACACCCGCCCCGTCATCTTGGGTCCTGTTTCTTTCCTCGTCCTCGCTAAGGCCGACCGTGGCCAGTCTGTCGACCCTGTTTCTCTCCTTGAGAAACTTTTGCCTCTCTATGAGCAGCTCTTGATTCAGCTCAAGGAGGCCGGTGCTGAGACCGTCCAGATTGATGAGCCAGTGCTCGTTTTCGATCTTGCCGCTAAGGCCAAGGCTGCCTTCAAGCCAGCCTATGAGAAGCTCGGCGCCCTTGGTGACAAGGCTCCTCGTATCGTGTTCGCTACCTACTTTGGTGACATCGTTCACAACATCGATGTCCTCGCCCATCTCCAAAGCCTCTATGCTATCCACGTCGACCTCGTCCGCAACCCTGAGCAGCTCGAGACGGTCATTGGAGCCCTCGGTCCCAACCAGATCTTGTCCGCCGGTGTCGTCGATGGACGTAACATCTGGAAGACCAACTTCAAGAGAGCAATTGAAATTGTCGAGCTAGCTATCCAAAAACTAGGCAAGGACCGAGTCATTGTGGCTTCCTCTAGCTCTCTCCTCCATACTCCTCACACCCTCGAAAGCGAGAAGAAACTTGATCCTGAGATCCGTGATTGGTTCAGCTTTGCCGTCGAGAAGGCCGCCGAATTGGTTATCATCGCCAAGGCTGTCACCGAGGGCCCAGCCGCTGTCCGAGAACAGCTCGAGGCCAACGCCAAGTCCATCCAGGCTCGTGCTTCATCCAAGCGCACCAATGATCCAAAGGTTAAAGAGAGACAGGCTGCCGTCACCGATGAGATGCACAACCGCCAGTCTCCATTCCCTGAGCGTATCAGCCAGCAGCAGAAACACCTTAATCTCCCAATGTTCCCTACCACCACCATTGGTTCCTTCCCTCAAACCTCTGAGATCCGTATCCAGAGAAACAAGTTCACCAAGGGCGAAATCACCGCCCAGCAATATGAGCAATTCATCGAGAAGGAGATTCAGGATGTCGTCAAGATCCAGGAGGAATTGGATCTGGACGTCTTCGTGCACGGTGAACCCGAGCGTAACGACATGGTCCAATACTTTGGTGAGAGACTGACTGGTTACGTCTTCACCACACACGCCTGGGTCCAGAGTTACGGCTCTCGTTGCGTCAGGCCTCCAATCATTGTCGGTGATATCTCCCGCCCTGCACCAATGACCGTTAAGGAGTCCAAGTATGCCGCTTCTATCTCCAAGAAGCCAATGAAAGGCATGCTTACTGGTCCAATTACCTGCTTGCGCTGGTCTTTCCCTCGTGACGATGTTCACCAGTCTGTCCAGGCCCAGCAGCTCGCTCTCGCACTTCGCGACGAGGTCGTTGACCTAGAAGCCGCCGGTATCTATGTCATCCAAGTTGATGAGCCTGCTCTCCGTGAAGGCCTTCCACTCAGATCCGGCAAGGAGCGTGAGGCCTATCTTAAGTGGGCAGTTAAGGCCTTCCGCCTCGCCACCTCCGGCGTTAAGGATAGCACCCAGATCCACTCCCACTTCTGTTACTCCGAGTTCCAGGACTTCTTCCATGCAATTGCCGCTCTCGATGCCGATGTTCTCAGTATTGAAAACAGCAAGAGTGACGCCAAGCTTCTCAAGGTTTTCGTCGACGAGAAGTATCCACGCCACATTGGTCCTGGTGTGTACGATATTCACTCTCCTCGTGTCCCAAGCGAGCAGGAAATCAAGGATCGCATTGAGGAGATGCTTCAGTTCCTCCAGCCAGATCAACTCTGGATCGATCCCGACTGCGGTCTCAAGACCAGACAGTGGGCGGAGACCAAGGCTGCTCTCACCAACATGGTGAATGCTGCCAAATACTTCCGCCAAAAGTACTCTAAATAA